The Osmerus eperlanus chromosome 25, fOsmEpe2.1, whole genome shotgun sequence genome contains a region encoding:
- the lrrc74b gene encoding leucine-rich repeat-containing protein 74B, with the protein MVGKKLVMEARLASVLEDQGGERDTDGRGLEEGEEEDCRVGGTHGALSLEDGQTVTQPGTVSGGRRSRPEGEVPGEGQQREGEEEEEEEEEGAEGQGRGTECVISEDGEYDTDLEMEGEAGAYDPTGQASYREACRMLGVVPASYALRHLQSSELIMMHHGLGPQGTKALAVPLVTNTSILKLNLRDNWMEGMGGVAVADMLKENCYITDVDLSENQLGERGAWALASTLQENSTLVRLGLAGNQLGDGAGRPLAHALTSNTRLESLDLSHNSLGEEAGKVLGPALAENTGLRHLSLAWNCLRGRGAVALAAGLGANIFLRSLDLSYNGFGREGAVSLGEALKDNNTLEELDISNNRIPPEGAIRFTMGLKVNKTIRALQMGRNPIQTAGCYGVLKSIQENSQSAVESLDFSDIPVNQDCEDLLSSMKDAFPNLTVKHGGRIDTFRKAKR; encoded by the exons ATGGTGGGGAAGAAGTTGGTGATGGAGGCCCGCCTGGCCTCCGTgcttgaggaccagggaggggagagggacaccGATGGgcggggcctggaggagggggaggaggaagactgtCGGGTTGGTGGAACCCATGGAGCCCTCAGCCTGGAGGACGGCCAG acAGTGACCCAGCCAGGGACGGTCTCCGGCGGGCGGCGGTCCCGCCCCGAGGGGGAGGTGCCAGGCGAGGGTcagcaaagggagggagaggaggaggaggaggaggaggaggagggcgcagAGGGCCAGGGCAGGGGGACAGAGTGCGTCATCAGCGAGGACGGCGAGTACGACACCGACTTGGAGATGGAAG gTGAAGCAGGGGCGTACGACCCCACAGGCCAGGCCAGCTACAGGGAGGCGTGTCGCATGCTCGGGGTGGTCCCAGCATCCTATGCTCTCAGACACCTTCAGAGCAGTGAGCTCATCATGATGCACCACGGCTTGGGCCCACAG GGTACCAAAGCGCTGGCCGTTCCCTTGGTAACCAACACCTCCATCCTGAAGCTGAACTTGAGGGATAATTGGATGGAAGGGATGGGAGGAGTGGCAGTGGCAGATATGTTAAAGGAGAACTGTTACATCACag ACGTGGACCTGTCAGAGAACCAGCTGGGGGAGCGTGGCGCGTGGGCGCTAGCCAGCACGCTTCAGGAGAACAGCACGCTGGTCAGACTGGGCCTGGCAGGGAACCAGCTGGGGGATGGGGCTGGCCGGCCGCTGGCACACGCCCTGACCTCCAACACCCGCCTGGAGAGCCTGGATCTGAGCCATAACTccctgggagaggaggcag GGAAGGTTCTAGGACCAGCGCTGGCTGAGAACACGGGTCTGAGACATCTGAGCTTGGCCTGGAACTGCCTGCGAGGGAGAGGAGCCGTGGCCCTGGCTGCGGGCCTGGGG GCTAACATATTCCTCCGTAGCCTGGACTTGTCCTATAACGGCTTCGGACGAGAAGGTGCGGTGTCGCTAGGAGAAGCTCTCAAAGATAACAACACTCTGGAGGAGTTGGATATAAG TAACAATCGTATACCCCCCGAGGGGGCCATTCGCTTCACAATGGGACTCAAAGTAAACAAGACAATCAGAGCGCTTCAG ATGGGCAGAAACCCCATACAGACAGCAGGCTGCTACGGAGTCCTGAAGTCCATTCAGGAAAACTCACAGTCTGCTGTTGAGTCTTTGGACTTCTCT GACATCCCTGTGAACCAGGACTGTGAGGACCTGCTGAGCTCCATGAAAGACGCCTTCCCAAACCTGACGGTCAAACACGGAGGGAGAATCGACACGTTCAGGAAAGCCAAGCGCTGA
- the nipsnap1 gene encoding protein NipSnap homolog 1 has translation MAATSLVLPKVQLTKLYRNAVTLRVCRRFSDGGDNGWFRSLFVHKVDARKDTHSNLLSKKETSNLYKMQFHNVKPECLEAYNDLEAEVQSKLHVDQDFPCEVVGSWNTWYGDQDQTVHLWRYRGGYPALTECLNKLNNNKVYQEFRRERSTMLLSRSNQLLLEFSFWNEPTPRAGPNIYEMRTYKLKPGTMIEWGNHWARAIRHRQENDEAVGGFFSQIGDLYVVHHLWAYKDLQSREETRNAAWQKEGWDSSVYYTVPLIQSMQSRIMIPTQSSPLQ, from the exons ATGGCGGCAACAAGTTTAGTGTTACCAAAGGTCCAGCTAACGAAACTGTACAGAAATGCTGTCACGTTGCGGGTGTGCAG gaggTTTTCCGACGGCGGTGACAATGGCTGGTTCCGTTCTCTGTTCGTGCACAAAGTAGACGCGAGGAAGGATACCCATTCCAACCTGCTGTCCAAGAAGGAGACCAGTAACCTGTACAAAATGCAGT TTCACAACGTGAAGCCAGAGTGTCTGGAGGCGTACAACGACCTGGA GGCTGAGGTACAGAGTAAGCTCCATGTTGACCAGGACTTCCCCTGTGAGGTGGTGGGCAGCTGGAACACCTGGTATGGAGATCAGGACCAGACGG TGCATCTGTGGCGGTATAGGGGAGGATATCCTGCCCTGACTGAATGCTTGAACAAACTAAACAACAACAAG GTGTACCAGGAGTTTCGTAGGGAGAGGAGTACGATGTTGCTCTCCAGAAGCAACCAGCTGCTTCTGGAGTTCAGTTTCTGGAACGAGCCCACACCCAGAGCTGGACCCAACATCTACGAGATGCGAACCTACAAACTCAAG CCTGGGACGATGATCGAATGGGGAAACCACTG GGCGCGAGCCATCAGGCACCGTCAGGAGAATGATGAGGCGGTGGGAGGGTTCTTCTCCCAGATAGGAGATCTGTACGTGGTCCATCACCTGTGGG CTTATAAAGACCTCCAGTCCAGAGAGGAAACCAGGAACGCAGCCTGGCAAAAGGAGGGTTGGGACTCCAGTGTGTATTACACAG TACCCCTGATCCAAAGCATGCAGTCCAGGATCATGATCCCCACCCAGAGCTCTCCGCTGCAGTGA
- the castor1 gene encoding cytosolic arginine sensor for mTORC1 subunit 1, protein MDLHILDHRLRVTSICKNGLENFTHPLIKLIFLRNRTRCKFFSLTETPENYTVVLDQEGFKELPSSDHLLVESSVWLPLNVVSNGNASSSSQAVGVTKIAKSVIAPLAQQHVSVFMLSTYQTDFILVREKDLAVVIRTLEEEFSIYREVGGESVPVLSQDTHNGLRRNDREVTQPTVHPVVIPQNQFCVMSLDPDTLPAIATTLIDVLFYSSSPKDGAPPCPELDCIKFFSFSLIDGYVSLVMDTEAQRRFPADLLFTSSSGELWRMVRIGGHPLGFDECGIVAQISQPLADSDISAYYISTFSFDHALVPEEDIGSVTAMLRQQREEPAC, encoded by the exons ATGGACTTACACATTCTAGACCACAGACTTCGGGTCACCAGCATTTGCAAAAATGGATTGGAAAATTTCACACACCCTCTGATCAAACTGATATTCCTGCGGAACAGAACAAG gTGTAAGTTCTTCAGCCTGACAGAGACACCAGAGAACTACACAGTGGTGCTGGACCAGGAGGGCTTCAAAG AACTTCCGTCCTCGGACCACTTGCTGGTGGAGAGCTCCGTCTGGCTGCCCCTCAACGTGGTCTCCAACGGCAACGCGTCCAGCAGCTCGCAGGCCGTGGGCGTGACGAAGATCGCCAAGTCCGTCATCGCCCCCCTGGCCCAGCAGCACGTGTCCGTCTTCATGCTCTCCACCTATCAGACAGACTTCATCCTG GTGCGAGAGAAAGACCTGGCCGTGGTGATCCgcaccctggaggaggagttCAGCATCTacagggaggtgggtggggagtCGGTACCGGTCCTGAGCCAGGACACGCACAACGGCCTCCGCAGGAACGACCGGGAAG TGACCCAGCCCACCGTACACCCGGTAGTGATCCCCCAGAACCAGTTCTGTGTGATGAGTCTGGACCCCGACACCCTGCCTGCCATCGCCACCACTCTCATCGACGTGCTCTTCTACTCCAGCAG TCCTAAAGACGGTGCTCCGCCCTGCCCCGAGCTGGACTGCATCaagttcttctccttctccctgatcGACGGCTACGTCTCTCTGGTCATGGACACGGAGGCACAGAGACG GTTCCCAGCAGACCTACTGTTCACCAGCTCGTCAGGAGAGCTGTGGAGGATGGTGCGTATCGGAGGCCACCCGCTAGGGTTTG ACGAGTGTGGCATCGTAGCGCAGATCTCCCAGCCCCTGGCCGACAGTGACATCTCCGCCTATTACATAAGCACCTTCAGCTTCGACCACGCTCTG GTTCCCGAGGAGGACATAGGGAGTGTGACGGCGATGCTTCggcagcagagggaggagccagCCTGCTGA
- the LOC134012003 gene encoding uncharacterized protein LOC134012003: MIYQQGVSTRHLVVLSILLALSLLGETNNSCLGSLKNLYKLAEHQASSSLEAYETVFNLSPSTEETCQDIPKHVIDVSDIKETLKSLYCWNTFYNYHLVEVRHNHKDLSYPNDLREKLKDLNGTMFRTSENMIRAAPSITFEQPLNLSKVINDSDHAKKIYGGCVLYRIKNLLKEGNPIVQSLKMTDVCKKRNRRRVPTQRSTCC; the protein is encoded by the exons ATGATCTACCAGCAAGGAGTATCTACCAGACACCTCG TGGTGCTCTCCATTCTGCTAGCTCTCAGCCTCTTGGGAGAGACAAATAACAGCTGTCTGGGCAGTCTGAAAAACCTGTATAAATTAGCAGAGCATCAAGCAAGTTCAAGCCTCGAAGCATAT GAGACCGTTTTCAACCTCTCGCCGTCAACTGAAGAGACTTGCCAGGACATCCCCAAGCATGTCATCGATGTCTCTGACATCAAGGAGACACTGAAGAGCCTCTACTGTTGGAACACCTTTTACAACTACCACCTTGTCGAGGTCCGGCACAACCACAAGGACTTGTCATACCCGAACGATCTCCGGGAAAAGCTGAAGGATTTAAACGGAACTATGTTTCGTACCTCTGAAAACATGATCAGAGCAGCGCCATCCATCACATTTGAACAACCTCTCAACCTCTCAAAGGTGATCAACGACAGCGACCATGCGAAAAAGATATATGGGGGGTGTGTTTTGTACCGGATAAAAAACCTACTGAAGGAGGGAAATCCCATTGTTCAAAGTCTGAAAATGACGGATGTCTGTAAAAAACGAAATCGCCGAAGAGTGCCGACACAACGGTCCACTTGTTGTTAG
- the spring1 gene encoding SREBP regulating gene protein encodes MVLRRLLRKRWVLGVVFGLSLIYFLTSTLKQEERTIRDRTLLEARDPDHRIPWKVRFNLGNSSRQITQCRNSIQGKNLLTDELGYVCERKDLLVNGCCNVFAPSSRQYLCKSCLANGCCNIYEFCVSCCLQPDKQPLLERFLNRASEGFQNLFTAVEDHFELCLAKCRTSSQSVQHENTYRNPQAKYCYGESPPELLPV; translated from the exons ATGGTGCTACGTCGGCTGCTAAGAAAACGCTGGGTTTTAGGGGTCGTTTTTGGACTTTCCCTCATCTACTTCCTAACTAGCACCTTGAAGCAG gaggagaggaccatACGGGACCGCACTCTCCTGGAGGCGAGGGACCCGGACCACCGCATCCCATGGAAGGTCCGCTTTAACCTGGGTAACAGCAGCCGGCAGATCACCCAGTGCAGGAACTCCATCCAGGGCAAGAATCTGCTCACAGATGAATTAG GTTATGTGTGCGAGAGGAAGGACCTGCTGGTGAACGGTTGCTGCAACGTGTTTGCTCCCAGCTCCAGACAGTACCTGTGTAAAAGCTGCCTGGCAAACGGCTGCTGCAACATCTACGAGTTCTGTGTGTCGTGCTGCCTGCAGCCAGACAAG CAACCTCTGTTGGAGCGCTTCCTGAACAGGGCTTCCGAGGGCTTCCAGAACCTCTTCACCGCGGTGGAGGACCACTTCGAGCTCTGCCTGGCCAAGTGCCGCACGTCCTCTCAG AGTGTTCAACATGAAAACACCTACCGCAATCCACAAGCAAAGTACTGCTATGGAGAAAGCCCACCTGAACTCCTTCCTGTGTGA
- the rnft2 gene encoding RING finger and transmembrane domain-containing protein 2 isoform X1, whose product MQRRHSSNTEGMPPERSRSQTLGSESSLDEGGVFDCLKPDPSPSSQQLFTLVGVPSVPSASLQAAGLVLASSPEVFIQMTASSREEGGRSEVAPYLPRPPPHHNHHHHPFQHRSSLLHSTSAGPGERHGGREEASDDPSTPAPALSELKAVVTWLQRGFPFLLILLAKVCFQHKLGIAVCVGMASTFAFANSSFKHQVSLREERSVLMTVWIQIFLTGNIVYVYYTFSTEELYNSLMFAKPNINNFDFFSLIWAVGITDFILKFFTIGLKCFILFLPQIFLAFKSRGKVYLLMEELSQLFRALVPIQLWCRYFLGEEPTNSYFLEAMLIIIYSLCKSFDLCGRVSSLCKVLAVLCNSQSYGLRASSQQCSEAGDVCAICQADFREPLVLHCQHVFCEECLCLWFDRERACPLCRSSVTETLRCWKDGTTSAHFQIY is encoded by the exons ATGCAGAGGAGACACAGCAGCAACACGGAGGGAATGCCCCCAGAAAG AAGTCGTAGCCAGACCCTGGGATCTGAGAGCAGCCTGGACGAGGGTGGTGTGTTTGACTGCCTGAAGCCcgacccttccccctcctctcagcagcTGTTCACCCTGGTGGGGGTCCCCTCCGTCCCCTCCGCGTCCCTCCAGGCGGCAGGCCTGGTCCTGGCCTCCTCCCCGGAGGTCTTCATCCAGATGACTGCCTCGTCCAGGGAGGAGGGCGGCCGCTCCGAGGTGGCTCCCTACCTGCCGCGGCCCCCGccccaccacaaccaccaccaccaccccttccAGCAtcgctcctccctgctccactCCACCTCGGCGGGGCCAGGGGAGAGGcatgggggcagggaggaggcctccgacgacccctccaccccagctCCGGCGCTGTCGGAGCTGAAGGCGGTGGTCACCTGGCTCCAGAGGGgcttccctttcctcctcatcctcctggcTAAAGTCTGCTTCCAACACAAGCTGG GGAtcgctgtgtgtgttggcatggcCAGCACGTTCGCCTTCGCTAACTCAAGCTTCAAACACCAGGTGTCTCTCCGG GAGGAGAGGTCAGTGTTGATGACGGTCTGGATCCAGATCTTCCTGACTGGGAACATTGTTTATGTGTACTACACCTTCAGCACCGAGGAGCTGTACAACAG CCTCATGTTTGCAAAGCCCAACATCAACAACTTTGACTTCTTCAGTCTAATCTGGGCCGTGGGCATCACTGATTTTATCCTGAAGTTCTTCACCATTGGCCTGAAATGCTTCATCCTGTTTCTGCCCCAAATCTTCCTGGCTTTCAAATCAAGG GGTAAGGTGTACCTGCTGATGGAGGAGCTCAGTCAGCTGTTCCGGGCCCTGGTTCCCATCCAGCTGTGGTGTCGCTACTTCCTGGGGGAGGAGCCAACCAACAGCTACTTCCTGGAGGCCATGCTCATCATCATATACAGCCTGTGTAAA TCCTTTGATCTCTGCGGGCGTGTGTCGTCCCTCTGCAAGGTCCTGGCCGTGCTGTGCAACTCCCAG AGCTATGGTCTGAGGGCTAGCAGTCAGCAGTGCAGTGAGGCGGGAGACGTGTGTGCCATCTGTCAGGCTGACTTCCGGGAGCCACTGGTTCTCCACTGTCAG cACGTGTTCTGCGAGGAGTGTTTGTGCCTGTGGTTCGATAGGGAGAGAGCTTGTCCCCTCTGTCGTTCCTCGGTGACGGAGACCCTGCGCTGCTGGAAGGACGGCACCACCTCCGCACACTTTCAGATCTactag
- the rnft2 gene encoding RING finger and transmembrane domain-containing protein 2 isoform X2, producing MTASSREEGGRSEVAPYLPRPPPHHNHHHHPFQHRSSLLHSTSAGPGERHGGREEASDDPSTPAPALSELKAVVTWLQRGFPFLLILLAKVCFQHKLGIAVCVGMASTFAFANSSFKHQVSLREERSVLMTVWIQIFLTGNIVYVYYTFSTEELYNSLMFAKPNINNFDFFSLIWAVGITDFILKFFTIGLKCFILFLPQIFLAFKSRGKVYLLMEELSQLFRALVPIQLWCRYFLGEEPTNSYFLEAMLIIIYSLCKSFDLCGRVSSLCKVLAVLCNSQSYGLRASSQQCSEAGDVCAICQADFREPLVLHCQHVFCEECLCLWFDRERACPLCRSSVTETLRCWKDGTTSAHFQIY from the exons ATGACTGCCTCGTCCAGGGAGGAGGGCGGCCGCTCCGAGGTGGCTCCCTACCTGCCGCGGCCCCCGccccaccacaaccaccaccaccaccccttccAGCAtcgctcctccctgctccactCCACCTCGGCGGGGCCAGGGGAGAGGcatgggggcagggaggaggcctccgacgacccctccaccccagctCCGGCGCTGTCGGAGCTGAAGGCGGTGGTCACCTGGCTCCAGAGGGgcttccctttcctcctcatcctcctggcTAAAGTCTGCTTCCAACACAAGCTGG GGAtcgctgtgtgtgttggcatggcCAGCACGTTCGCCTTCGCTAACTCAAGCTTCAAACACCAGGTGTCTCTCCGG GAGGAGAGGTCAGTGTTGATGACGGTCTGGATCCAGATCTTCCTGACTGGGAACATTGTTTATGTGTACTACACCTTCAGCACCGAGGAGCTGTACAACAG CCTCATGTTTGCAAAGCCCAACATCAACAACTTTGACTTCTTCAGTCTAATCTGGGCCGTGGGCATCACTGATTTTATCCTGAAGTTCTTCACCATTGGCCTGAAATGCTTCATCCTGTTTCTGCCCCAAATCTTCCTGGCTTTCAAATCAAGG GGTAAGGTGTACCTGCTGATGGAGGAGCTCAGTCAGCTGTTCCGGGCCCTGGTTCCCATCCAGCTGTGGTGTCGCTACTTCCTGGGGGAGGAGCCAACCAACAGCTACTTCCTGGAGGCCATGCTCATCATCATATACAGCCTGTGTAAA TCCTTTGATCTCTGCGGGCGTGTGTCGTCCCTCTGCAAGGTCCTGGCCGTGCTGTGCAACTCCCAG AGCTATGGTCTGAGGGCTAGCAGTCAGCAGTGCAGTGAGGCGGGAGACGTGTGTGCCATCTGTCAGGCTGACTTCCGGGAGCCACTGGTTCTCCACTGTCAG cACGTGTTCTGCGAGGAGTGTTTGTGCCTGTGGTTCGATAGGGAGAGAGCTTGTCCCCTCTGTCGTTCCTCGGTGACGGAGACCCTGCGCTGCTGGAAGGACGGCACCACCTCCGCACACTTTCAGATCTactag